Proteins encoded by one window of Candidatus Saccharibacteria bacterium:
- a CDS encoding helix-turn-helix transcriptional regulator translates to MANEITKFGKKVKEIRLKKRMSQGDIARILGVHRSYISGLERGIRNPSLLTVQKVAKALKVNAKDLI, encoded by the coding sequence ATGGCGAACGAAATTACAAAATTCGGTAAAAAGGTCAAAGAAATACGCTTGAAAAAGCGAATGTCGCAAGGCGACATCGCAAGAATTTTGGGCGTTCATAGGAGCTATATCAGTGGCCTAGAGCGCGGTATTCGCAACCCATCTCTTTTAACGGTTCAAAAAGTGGCTAAAGCGCTAAAAGTGAACGCAAAAGATTTAATATAA
- a CDS encoding cation-translocating P-type ATPase → MKIANDQKKSNHLEWILTAIAAGTFVAGIFFSVIKLPLADWFYYISLLAGGLPVARAATRTLLRRKISINVLVTIAAIGALYLGQIAEAAAVMFFFALAESFEKFGKARSQKAIAALLERSPKLARLQDGREVAVEKVGVGETIKILPGDLIPLDGIVSGGDSAVDEAAITGESVPKEKYAGQTVFAGTMNENGYLEVRVTKTASNTTLSKIIVLIQQAQKSKPEMQEFLDRFASFYIPAALALAALVVIVPTVFFGQPFSPWLTTALILLVLACPDALVVSAPVAVAAAMGGASRRGVLIKGGKFLESLSKVKAFAFDKTKTLTEGSLKVAEVITMHGASEEEVLSDAAGLEKFSSHPLAATIQKYAADKGVSVHDMEDFKNIPGRGGLANCMVCPTKDHAIGNLQHIGASIKVCKDVLKEVERMESLGMTTVIVSEGPKVIGIIGITDRLRQESKNVITSLNSLGVTPVMLTGDNERAARHIAEQIGINEVHAALLPDQKAELVRVLQQRYGKVAMVGDGVNDAPSLARADVGIAMGGGGSDVAIETADVTLMNDALGTIPYLLRLGRQTFSAVKQNVYGSLAVKGVILLLGLFGLVRLDVAVAVDAGAAIVVILNGLRLFNAK, encoded by the coding sequence ATGAAAATTGCAAACGACCAAAAGAAAAGTAATCACCTGGAATGGATACTGACGGCGATTGCCGCCGGCACCTTCGTCGCGGGAATTTTTTTCAGTGTAATCAAATTGCCTCTGGCAGACTGGTTTTATTATATATCCTTGCTAGCTGGTGGGTTGCCAGTGGCAAGAGCGGCGACACGAACTCTCCTCCGGCGGAAAATATCAATTAATGTACTGGTAACCATCGCAGCTATCGGAGCGCTGTATCTTGGACAAATCGCCGAGGCGGCGGCAGTGATGTTTTTCTTTGCTTTGGCGGAATCATTTGAAAAATTTGGCAAAGCGCGTTCGCAAAAAGCTATAGCCGCACTGCTGGAGAGATCGCCGAAACTCGCCCGCCTGCAGGATGGCCGAGAAGTCGCGGTCGAAAAGGTTGGCGTCGGCGAAACCATAAAAATTCTGCCCGGCGACCTTATCCCTCTGGACGGGATAGTCAGCGGAGGCGACTCCGCAGTCGATGAAGCGGCTATTACCGGTGAAAGCGTCCCGAAGGAAAAGTATGCGGGACAAACGGTATTTGCCGGCACTATGAACGAAAACGGCTATCTGGAAGTCAGAGTTACGAAAACCGCTTCCAATACCACACTTTCTAAAATAATTGTGCTTATCCAGCAGGCGCAAAAGTCCAAGCCTGAAATGCAGGAATTTCTGGACAGGTTTGCCAGCTTCTATATTCCAGCCGCTCTAGCTCTCGCGGCGCTTGTGGTTATTGTGCCGACCGTGTTTTTCGGACAGCCGTTTAGTCCCTGGCTTACCACGGCCCTGATTTTACTGGTTTTAGCCTGCCCGGATGCGCTGGTGGTGTCGGCTCCTGTGGCAGTGGCTGCCGCCATGGGCGGAGCTTCGCGCAGAGGAGTATTAATAAAGGGCGGCAAATTTCTAGAGTCTTTAAGCAAGGTTAAAGCGTTTGCATTTGATAAGACCAAGACGCTTACTGAAGGGAGTTTGAAAGTGGCCGAAGTCATAACTATGCATGGAGCAAGTGAGGAAGAAGTTTTGTCTGATGCCGCAGGACTAGAAAAATTCTCATCTCATCCATTGGCGGCTACCATTCAAAAATATGCTGCCGACAAGGGCGTCTCCGTTCATGATATGGAAGATTTCAAAAACATTCCCGGACGTGGAGGCTTGGCTAATTGCATGGTTTGTCCAACAAAAGATCATGCCATTGGTAATTTGCAACATATCGGCGCAAGTATCAAGGTATGCAAGGATGTTTTGAAGGAAGTTGAGAGAATGGAATCGCTTGGCATGACAACGGTCATTGTCAGCGAAGGCCCCAAAGTGATAGGGATCATAGGCATCACTGACCGCCTGCGCCAAGAATCTAAAAACGTTATCACCTCGCTTAATTCGCTTGGAGTCACACCGGTTATGCTTACGGGCGATAATGAACGGGCCGCCCGTCATATAGCGGAGCAAATAGGAATTAACGAAGTTCATGCGGCCTTGCTTCCTGATCAAAAAGCCGAACTGGTGAGAGTATTGCAGCAAAGGTATGGAAAAGTCGCCATGGTGGGAGACGGCGTAAATGATGCGCCATCTTTGGCGCGGGCTGATGTAGGCATAGCGATGGGCGGAGGCGGGTCGGATGTTGCAATCGAGACAGCTGATGTCACTTTGATGAACGATGCCCTAGGCACTATTCCTTACCTGCTTAGATTAGGACGCCAAACCTTCAGCGCAGTGAAGCAGAATGTATATGGCTCGCTTGCAGTAAAGGGTGTGATCCTTCTGCTCGGCTTATTTGGTCTGGTGCGGCTTGATGTGGCTGTGGCAGTTGATGCGGGCGCAGCCATAGTGGTTATATTGAATGGCCTACGATTGTTTAATGCGAAGTAA
- a CDS encoding Fic family protein — MNVKYGQPSYLPLKNLDPSKYYRQLAEASYALGMLQTAHSKISNAEHLIKPLLTREASLSSKIEGTITDSKDVFILDATGKAPQQDTIVVANYRDAMRLAMKIKDQKGGISKYQIRQLHYVLLHRTPHNGALGKFRSKDVWIGKNKSTSIQKATYVPPFYTAVEGYMDNLVDYFNSTDETPLIKTAIFHYQFEAIHPFEDGNGRIGRMLIPALLQYQGALSAPVLYTSEYFEKKAKEYRQMLHYVDTTGDITPWIIFFLESLKEQCGISISLVEKITKLNEILLDRYEGSQSPNMNRMVNMIFETPVFQISHVIKTLKISRITASSLVNRLLEDRVIDSIRSVRGTKGATVYYFPKLLTLIS, encoded by the coding sequence ATGAATGTAAAATACGGTCAACCATCATACTTACCCTTAAAAAATCTTGATCCCAGCAAGTACTACCGGCAGTTAGCGGAAGCTTCGTATGCATTAGGTATGCTCCAAACTGCACACAGTAAAATATCTAATGCAGAACACTTGATAAAGCCCCTACTAACAAGAGAGGCTTCTCTAAGCTCCAAGATAGAAGGTACAATCACCGATTCTAAGGATGTTTTCATTCTTGACGCAACAGGCAAAGCGCCCCAACAAGATACCATCGTAGTTGCAAATTATCGTGATGCGATGCGTCTTGCTATGAAGATAAAAGATCAAAAGGGCGGCATTTCAAAATACCAGATACGTCAACTTCACTATGTTCTCTTACATAGAACCCCTCATAACGGAGCTCTTGGTAAATTTAGGTCAAAAGATGTTTGGATAGGTAAAAACAAGAGCACTTCCATACAAAAAGCTACCTATGTTCCACCTTTCTACACCGCTGTGGAAGGATATATGGATAATCTGGTTGACTATTTTAACTCCACAGATGAGACGCCCTTGATAAAAACTGCAATCTTCCACTATCAGTTTGAGGCTATCCACCCATTTGAGGATGGGAATGGAAGAATTGGTAGAATGTTAATCCCTGCCCTTCTTCAATACCAGGGTGCACTTTCTGCCCCCGTCCTTTACACCAGTGAATACTTCGAGAAAAAAGCAAAGGAATACCGTCAGATGCTTCACTATGTTGACACAACTGGCGACATCACCCCTTGGATAATATTCTTCCTGGAATCCTTAAAGGAACAGTGTGGCATATCGATCAGTCTTGTAGAAAAGATAACCAAGCTAAATGAGATATTGCTTGATAGGTACGAAGGTTCACAATCCCCCAATATGAACAGAATGGTTAACATGATATTTGAAACACCAGTATTCCAAATCTCCCATGTAATAAAGACACTGAAAATCTCTAGAATTACTGCCAGTTCCTTGGTTAACAGATTATTAGAAGATAGGGTGATCGATTCCATAAGATCTGTTAGAGGCACAAAGGGTGCCACTGTCTACTATTTTCCAAAACTACTAACTCTAATAAGCTAG
- a CDS encoding MOSC domain-containing protein has protein sequence MTRPYRIQVVSVGVGKSQVIGAKPSGEEWSSAIHKEPVSSRSLWVDRNGLEGDTQVDRRVHGGDDKAVYAYPSEHLKAWAEEVGREITAAELGVNLLVEGVTEETARIDDKWWWNGVRLIITKPRQPCNTLRHHTGIQDIRLRMKNNGFCGWYLRVLQPGRGLTSGDISVTPGYGPTVAEVFAGKTFET, from the coding sequence ATGACCCGACCATATCGAATCCAGGTCGTATCTGTAGGTGTGGGCAAATCGCAGGTGATTGGCGCCAAGCCAAGCGGAGAGGAATGGTCTTCGGCCATTCACAAGGAGCCTGTCAGCTCTCGTAGCCTATGGGTTGATCGCAACGGCCTCGAAGGGGATACCCAGGTAGACAGGAGGGTGCACGGTGGTGACGACAAGGCAGTGTATGCATATCCTAGCGAGCACCTAAAGGCGTGGGCTGAGGAAGTCGGTCGTGAGATCACCGCGGCTGAGCTAGGAGTGAACCTGCTAGTAGAGGGTGTGACAGAAGAGACTGCGAGGATCGACGACAAGTGGTGGTGGAACGGTGTAAGGCTGATCATCACCAAGCCCCGTCAGCCCTGCAACACTCTGAGACATCACACCGGGATTCAAGACATCCGGCTGAGGATGAAAAACAACGGTTTCTGTGGCTGGTATCTGAGGGTGCTGCAGCCGGGCAGGGGTCTCACCAGCGGTGACATCTCAGTTACCCCTGGTTATGGGCCGACAGTTGCCGAGGTCTTTGCTGGAAAGACCTTCGAAACCTAA
- the purE gene encoding 5-(carboxyamino)imidazole ribonucleotide mutase, whose protein sequence is MAKPKVAVLMGSPNDMDKMKPAADTLERFGLEADVRVLSAHRNPDQVVELVSTARENGYAALICGAGMAAHLAGVCAAHTTLPVVGVPLSGGALNGVDALYSTVQMPKGIPVATVAIDGAMNAALLVAEMLAITDETLQDTLYLYRQELANK, encoded by the coding sequence ATGGCCAAACCAAAAGTAGCAGTCCTGATGGGCTCGCCCAACGACATGGACAAGATGAAGCCGGCGGCCGACACACTGGAGCGCTTCGGACTTGAGGCCGATGTGCGGGTGCTGTCCGCTCACCGTAACCCCGATCAGGTGGTGGAGCTGGTGAGCACCGCACGTGAGAACGGCTACGCGGCACTCATCTGCGGTGCTGGCATGGCGGCTCATCTGGCCGGCGTATGCGCCGCCCACACCACCTTGCCGGTGGTGGGGGTCCCCTTGAGCGGTGGTGCTCTGAACGGCGTCGATGCGCTCTACAGCACTGTACAGATGCCCAAGGGGATCCCGGTGGCCACCGTGGCCATCGATGGTGCCATGAACGCCGCCCTACTGGTGGCGGAAATGCTGGCCATCACCGACGAGACCCTGCAGGACACTCTCTACTTGTATCGCCAAGAGCTCGCCAACAAGTAG
- a CDS encoding phosphoribosylaminoimidazolesuccinocarboxamide synthase translates to MNTIDLPLLSSNKVRDVYDAGDGRLLLVTSDRLSAFDVVMNQQVKYKGIVLNLMSEWWFNFFGDTPNHMITTDLAKMPPGVPRVPELKGRVMLCRKAEMLPIECIVRGYITGSGWKDYKRDGAVCGHQLPEGLLESQKLPETLFTPSTKFEAKDRNIELDEAMSLTEERFSGRGESLVLSARTMTTNLYEEGAEWAAERGIIIADTKFEVGVVDGELTVCDEILTPDSSRFWPADQWVPGTTPPSFDKQPVRDHLDASDWDKEPPPPDLPDEVVEATSGRYVEAYKRITGSTLPLAA, encoded by the coding sequence ATGAACACTATCGATTTGCCGCTGCTGTCCTCGAACAAGGTGCGGGATGTCTACGACGCCGGCGACGGGAGGCTTCTGCTGGTCACCAGCGATCGCCTCAGTGCCTTCGACGTTGTGATGAATCAGCAGGTGAAGTACAAGGGCATAGTGCTCAACCTGATGTCGGAGTGGTGGTTCAACTTCTTCGGTGATACGCCCAACCACATGATCACCACCGATCTGGCCAAGATGCCACCAGGAGTGCCACGCGTTCCTGAGCTCAAGGGTCGAGTGATGCTTTGCCGCAAGGCCGAGATGCTGCCCATCGAATGCATCGTGCGTGGCTACATCACTGGTTCGGGCTGGAAGGACTACAAGCGCGACGGTGCAGTCTGTGGTCACCAACTGCCCGAGGGGCTGCTGGAGTCGCAGAAGCTGCCCGAGACGCTGTTCACGCCCTCTACCAAGTTCGAAGCCAAGGATCGCAACATCGAACTCGACGAGGCAATGTCGCTCACAGAGGAGCGATTCTCGGGGAGAGGGGAGAGCTTGGTGTTGTCGGCACGCACCATGACCACCAACCTCTACGAGGAGGGTGCGGAGTGGGCGGCCGAACGCGGCATCATCATCGCCGACACCAAGTTCGAGGTCGGGGTGGTAGACGGTGAGCTGACCGTCTGCGACGAGATCCTGACTCCTGATAGCAGCCGGTTCTGGCCGGCTGATCAATGGGTGCCAGGCACAACGCCACCTAGCTTCGACAAGCAGCCTGTGCGTGACCACCTGGATGCCTCAGACTGGGACAAGGAACCTCCACCACCCGATCTTCCAGATGAGGTGGTGGAGGCAACCAGCGGCCGATACGTCGAGGCATACAAGCGGATCACCGGCAGCACGCTCCCACTGGCCGCCTGA
- a CDS encoding fructose-bisphosphate aldolase class I: MSANSDLAKIAKDLMADPRGLLAADESNKSAEKRFAALRIPSSPEMRRRYRHLLFTAPNFAQYISGVILYDETIRQKTNSGIKFTKYLRRQGIAVGIKVDKGLVPFTNFEPETITEGLDGLAERLDEYYKMGARFTKWRAAFQIDSKLRLPTAAAIHANLNQMARYACLVQSAGMVPIVEPEVLYEGNHSLETCEQVVSQVLRVLFDLLIAYRVDLKGVILKTSMVLAGHDSSRPSSPSDVAKATVRVLRQRVPKEVAGIVFLSGGQTPRQATEDLNAIARAGKEPWPISFSYSRAVQEPALSTWRGKKRNIAPAQIAFIERLALNSLARDGQL, encoded by the coding sequence ATGAGCGCTAATAGTGATTTAGCCAAGATAGCCAAGGATCTTATGGCCGACCCTAGGGGCCTGCTGGCAGCCGATGAAAGCAATAAGTCGGCCGAGAAGCGGTTTGCAGCCTTGCGCATACCCAGTTCGCCCGAAATGCGGCGCCGATATCGCCATTTGCTATTTACTGCACCTAACTTCGCACAATATATTAGTGGAGTTATTCTATACGACGAGACCATTCGCCAAAAAACCAACTCTGGTATTAAGTTTACCAAATATTTGCGAAGGCAAGGTATAGCTGTGGGCATTAAGGTCGACAAAGGCTTAGTCCCCTTCACCAACTTCGAGCCCGAGACCATTACCGAAGGCCTAGATGGCCTGGCCGAACGCCTCGACGAATACTACAAAATGGGCGCTCGCTTTACCAAGTGGCGGGCAGCTTTTCAGATAGACTCTAAATTACGCCTGCCAACTGCCGCGGCTATTCACGCCAATCTCAACCAGATGGCTCGCTATGCCTGCTTGGTTCAGTCGGCCGGTATGGTGCCAATCGTCGAACCTGAGGTGCTATATGAGGGCAATCACAGCCTAGAAACCTGCGAGCAAGTGGTTTCCCAGGTGTTGCGAGTGCTGTTCGATCTGTTAATTGCTTATCGGGTCGATCTTAAGGGTGTTATTTTAAAAACCAGTATGGTTTTGGCTGGCCACGACAGCTCTAGGCCGTCTAGCCCATCAGATGTGGCCAAAGCTACTGTAAGGGTGTTACGCCAGCGGGTGCCCAAGGAGGTAGCCGGAATCGTCTTTCTATCTGGTGGGCAGACTCCTCGGCAAGCTACCGAGGATCTCAACGCCATTGCCCGGGCCGGCAAAGAGCCTTGGCCAATTAGCTTTTCGTATTCACGGGCCGTGCAAGAACCAGCGCTGAGTACGTGGCGTGGCAAAAAGCGTAATATTGCGCCGGCTCAAATTGCATTTATTGAGCGCTTGGCGCTCAACTCACTCGCCCGCGACGGCCAATTATAA
- the smpB gene encoding SsrA-binding protein SmpB, translated as MKIVASNKRARYDYDIAKTVLAGLVLAGHEVKSVKSGAISLKGSFVSFRGGEAWLTNAHITPYKHATGLKDYEPTQSRKILLHRRELNELQGLVQSGGMAVVPLSVGVERGLVKVELGAGRGKKQFDKRQQIKKHDMLRDADREVGQSK; from the coding sequence ATGAAGATTGTAGCCAGCAACAAACGGGCCCGCTATGACTACGACATCGCTAAAACGGTCTTGGCTGGCTTAGTATTGGCTGGTCACGAAGTTAAAAGTGTAAAATCTGGGGCTATCAGCCTCAAAGGTAGCTTTGTAAGCTTTCGCGGCGGCGAAGCTTGGCTTACCAATGCCCACATCACCCCCTATAAACACGCTACTGGGCTCAAAGACTACGAGCCCACCCAAAGTCGCAAAATTCTGCTGCATAGGCGTGAGCTCAATGAGCTGCAAGGCTTAGTGCAGTCTGGTGGCATGGCCGTGGTGCCACTAAGCGTTGGTGTTGAGCGCGGTTTGGTAAAAGTTGAGCTTGGGGCCGGCCGTGGCAAGAAGCAGTTTGACAAACGCCAACAGATTAAAAAACACGATATGCTGCGCGATGCTGACCGTGAAGTTGGGCAGTCAAAGTAA
- a CDS encoding arginine--tRNA ligase — MTTEEIKKIIARTAAKTFEVEVPDFEVSYPEEKFGDFSSNIAFKLAKPLSRAPQEIASELANQIKHADIKKVEMAGPGFINLTMVDNYWLKKLANLESNLSRKLVNKPQRVQVEFISANPTGPLTLANARGGYLGDVLASVLSQVGHDTTSEYYINDAGGQVEHLANAIKAESGQAIEGERQYTGEYVAELAAKLKSELGKDDLGWRAVAEIIELIKATADRMGISFDVWFSEQSLIDRELTKKVIDVFDQKGLIYKKDGATWLKTTEFGDNRDRVLVKSSGEYVYLVNDYAYHYEIFTDRKFDRAIKIWGADHAGQVESLKLGVKQLIPSSQLDFILLQMVRIIKDGKEFKSSKRAGNFITVDELLDEVGNSDVVRFFFLLHSSDSQMDFDIDLAREHSQQNPLYYVMYSYARANSILEKASQNNLKPVGRLDKPNNHERNLIKQLDKFQELLLQVANSYEVHKLSFYGHETARLFHAYYESEKIIELDNPIAAGKLGLINSYKLFMEQYFKLIGITAQAKMDSRSD; from the coding sequence ATGACTACCGAAGAGATCAAAAAAATCATTGCAAGAACGGCTGCCAAAACATTCGAAGTGGAAGTGCCCGATTTCGAGGTCAGCTACCCAGAAGAGAAATTTGGTGATTTTAGCTCCAATATTGCCTTTAAGCTAGCCAAGCCACTATCAAGAGCACCCCAAGAGATTGCTAGTGAGCTGGCCAATCAAATTAAGCATGCTGACATCAAGAAAGTAGAGATGGCCGGGCCAGGTTTTATTAACTTAACCATGGTAGATAACTACTGGCTCAAAAAACTAGCTAATCTAGAGTCAAATCTAAGCCGCAAACTTGTAAATAAGCCTCAAAGAGTGCAGGTGGAATTCATTTCAGCTAATCCAACGGGACCCCTAACTCTTGCAAATGCCAGAGGCGGCTACCTGGGCGATGTACTCGCTAGCGTGCTTTCACAGGTGGGGCACGATACAACCAGCGAATACTACATCAATGATGCTGGTGGCCAGGTAGAGCACCTGGCAAATGCTATCAAGGCCGAATCTGGCCAAGCCATAGAAGGTGAACGTCAGTACACGGGTGAGTATGTTGCTGAGTTGGCTGCTAAGCTCAAGTCTGAGCTGGGCAAAGATGATCTTGGCTGGAGAGCAGTAGCAGAAATTATTGAACTTATTAAAGCTACGGCTGATCGAATGGGGATAAGTTTTGACGTTTGGTTTAGCGAGCAAAGCCTGATAGATAGAGAGCTGACCAAAAAAGTTATTGATGTATTCGATCAAAAAGGGCTGATCTACAAGAAAGACGGCGCAACCTGGCTAAAAACCACTGAGTTTGGTGATAACCGCGATAGAGTATTAGTAAAGTCATCTGGCGAATATGTTTATCTAGTTAATGACTACGCGTATCATTACGAGATATTTACAGATCGTAAGTTTGACAGGGCAATTAAAATTTGGGGCGCAGATCACGCCGGCCAGGTTGAATCTCTCAAGCTTGGGGTAAAGCAGTTGATCCCCAGCTCCCAGCTTGATTTTATCTTGCTACAGATGGTAAGGATTATTAAGGACGGTAAAGAATTCAAGAGTAGCAAACGGGCCGGTAACTTTATAACGGTCGATGAGCTGCTAGATGAAGTGGGCAACAGCGATGTGGTACGATTCTTCTTTTTGCTGCACTCCTCAGATAGTCAGATGGACTTCGATATAGATCTAGCCCGCGAGCATTCTCAGCAGAATCCACTGTACTATGTCATGTATTCATACGCGCGCGCCAACTCAATTCTAGAAAAGGCTTCTCAGAATAATCTTAAGCCGGTTGGCAGACTTGATAAGCCCAATAACCACGAGCGCAACTTAATTAAGCAGCTGGATAAGTTTCAGGAATTATTACTGCAAGTTGCAAATAGCTATGAAGTGCACAAGCTAAGCTTTTATGGACACGAAACTGCTAGATTATTCCATGCCTACTATGAGTCAGAAAAGATAATAGAATTAGATAATCCTATTGCGGCCGGCAAGCTAGGCCTAATTAACTCCTATAAGCTTTTTATGGAGCAATACTTTAAGCTAATTGGTATAACTGCGCAAGCCAAAATGGACAGTAGGTCAGATTAG